One genomic region from Microcystis panniformis FACHB-1757 encodes:
- the grxD gene encoding Grx4 family monothiol glutaredoxin has translation MTPETKDRIDQLVQNNKVLVFMKGNKLMPQCGFSNNVIQILNILGVSYETVDILEDQELRQGVKEYSNWPTIPQVYINGEFIGGSDIMIELYQNGELQQIVEVALAS, from the coding sequence CCCGAAACTAAGGACAGAATCGATCAATTAGTTCAGAATAACAAAGTTCTTGTGTTCATGAAGGGCAATAAATTAATGCCTCAGTGTGGTTTCTCGAATAACGTCATACAAATTCTCAATATTCTGGGGGTTTCCTACGAAACTGTCGATATTCTGGAAGATCAGGAGTTAAGACAAGGAGTTAAGGAGTATTCCAATTGGCCGACTATTCCCCAAGTCTATATCAACGGTGAGTTTATTGGCGGTTCCGACATTATGATCGAACTCTATCAAAATGGGGAACTACAACAAATAGTCGAGGTAGCCTTAGCTTCCTAA